From a single Flavobacteriales bacterium genomic region:
- a CDS encoding TIGR00730 family Rossman fold protein yields MTKKTPKALEESERRIKKAFKRKGWSEIKANDSWVIFKVMSEFVMGFEAMQRIRPCVSIFGSARTKPEHAAYKLAEEIAFQLTGNGYGVITGGGPGIMEAANKGAQRGGGTSVGLNIDLPFEQEPNPFIDKEKSLDFDYFFVRKVMFTKYSQGFVVLPGGFGTLDELFEALTLIQTQKIGRFPIILVGKKYWQGLIDWMRATMGEQHGNINVADLDLFTVVDKPEDAVKAINAFYSKYMLKPNF; encoded by the coding sequence ATGACCAAGAAGACCCCTAAAGCGCTGGAAGAAAGCGAACGACGAATTAAGAAAGCATTCAAGCGCAAAGGCTGGAGCGAAATAAAGGCCAATGATAGTTGGGTGATCTTCAAAGTAATGAGCGAATTCGTGATGGGCTTTGAGGCCATGCAACGGATCCGCCCATGTGTAAGCATATTCGGCAGCGCACGTACCAAGCCGGAACATGCCGCATACAAACTAGCAGAAGAGATCGCATTCCAATTAACGGGCAACGGTTACGGCGTGATCACTGGCGGTGGCCCGGGTATCATGGAAGCGGCCAATAAAGGTGCACAGCGCGGAGGTGGTACAAGTGTTGGTCTGAACATTGATCTACCCTTTGAGCAAGAACCAAATCCTTTTATCGATAAGGAGAAGAGTCTCGATTTCGACTACTTCTTTGTGCGAAAAGTGATGTTCACTAAATATTCGCAAGGTTTCGTTGTACTTCCTGGTGGCTTCGGAACATTGGATGAACTATTTGAAGCACTAACGCTGATCCAAACACAAAAGATCGGTCGCTTCCCGATCATCCTTGTCGGAAAGAAATACTGGCAAGGACTTATCGATTGGATGCGTGCAACAATGGGCGAGCAACACGGCAACATCAACGTGGCCGACCTGGATCTATTCACGGTAGTGGACAAACCCGAGGACGCGGTAAAAGCGATCAACGCGTTCTATAGCAAGTACATGCTGAAACCGAATTTCTGA
- the uvrA gene encoding excinuclease ABC subunit UvrA — protein sequence MEPSAPDLTEAQDEFIEVLGARVHNLKNIDVRIPRDKLVVITGLSGSGKSSLAFDTIHAEGQRRYIETFNAYARQFLGGIERPDVDLITGLSPVIAIEQKTISRNPRSTVGTITEIYDLLRLLFARVAIAYSYETGEPMVRYTDKQITDLISAEHSGKEVLILAPVIRGRKGHYRELFEQFLRQGFLRTRVDGVVIELTSRPRLDRYKVHDIELVIDCLKVKDSDRKRLNETCNTALKYGKGNLMVVYVHTNEARYLSRHLMCPTSGIAYEEPEPNLFSFNSPYGACPRCNGLGQVTEVALDKIVPDRSKSVKRGAISPLGSYKNSWIFKQIEAVIKTFGHDINTPLEEMEDNVLTALLNGMDEPLKVTSSIGLSDRNVQFEGIIPFILEQSDTGTKGAQKWAASFTHMVDCPVCESTRLKKTSLYFRLGDKNISELANMSIADLHGFMEGLIERLDEKSALIAREAVKEITARSGFLLDVGLDYLTLDRSSRSLSGGEAQRIRLATQIGSQLTGVLYILDEPSIGLHQRDDQRLIGSLRNLRDGGNSVIVVEHDKEMMMSSDHLIDIGPGAGEHGGRIMAEGHPHTLAKGDSITAQYLRNELRIEVPKERRKGNGERIILRGANGNNLKDIDVELPLGKLICVTGVSGSGKSTLIGDTLYPILSKHFYRSTNHPLEYKKIEGMEHIDKVIEVDQSPIGRTPRSNPATYTGLFDHIRELYARLPSAKIRGYKAGRFSFNTVGGRCETCKGAGVRLIEMNFLPDVSVPCETCRGKRYDRETLEVRYKGKSIADVLAMPVEEALEVFQDIPQIGMKLRTLLDVGLGYVTLGQSSTTVSGGEAQRIKLATELSKRDTGRTFYILDEPTTGLHFDDVKQLIRVLDRLVDHGNTVLVIEHNMDIIKIADHLIDMGPEGGAGGGQIVARGTPEEVVMMGRGHTAPYLEKELA from the coding sequence ATCGAGCCGAGCGCTCCTGACCTTACCGAAGCACAAGACGAATTCATTGAAGTTCTCGGTGCACGCGTCCACAATCTCAAGAACATCGATGTGCGCATTCCACGCGATAAGCTCGTTGTGATAACAGGTCTTAGTGGAAGTGGTAAAAGTTCGTTGGCATTCGATACCATTCACGCCGAAGGTCAGCGTCGCTATATTGAAACGTTCAATGCTTATGCACGACAATTCCTCGGTGGCATTGAGCGACCCGATGTTGATCTGATAACAGGTCTGAGCCCGGTGATCGCGATCGAACAGAAAACGATCAGTCGCAACCCGCGTAGTACAGTGGGGACCATAACAGAGATCTACGACCTCCTCCGTTTACTCTTTGCACGTGTTGCCATTGCATACAGCTATGAGACCGGAGAACCAATGGTACGTTACACTGATAAGCAGATAACGGACCTCATCAGTGCGGAGCATTCCGGAAAGGAAGTATTGATCCTTGCACCCGTGATACGTGGTAGAAAAGGACATTACCGCGAACTCTTCGAACAATTCCTACGCCAAGGTTTTCTTCGCACACGTGTAGATGGAGTGGTGATCGAACTCACTAGCCGTCCGCGCCTTGATAGATACAAAGTGCACGACATTGAACTCGTGATCGATTGCTTGAAGGTCAAGGATAGCGACCGAAAACGCTTGAATGAAACGTGCAACACTGCTTTGAAGTACGGGAAGGGAAATCTTATGGTGGTGTATGTGCACACCAATGAAGCACGCTATCTAAGCCGTCACCTGATGTGCCCTACCAGCGGCATTGCTTATGAGGAACCCGAACCAAATCTCTTCAGTTTCAATTCACCTTATGGTGCATGCCCACGGTGTAACGGATTAGGCCAAGTAACCGAGGTCGCATTGGACAAGATCGTTCCCGACAGGAGCAAAAGTGTGAAGCGCGGTGCGATCTCTCCCCTTGGTAGTTATAAGAACAGTTGGATATTCAAGCAGATCGAAGCCGTTATTAAGACCTTCGGACATGACATCAACACACCTCTTGAGGAGATGGAGGATAACGTGCTGACCGCTTTGTTGAACGGCATGGACGAACCGCTGAAAGTGACGAGCAGCATTGGACTCAGCGATCGGAATGTGCAGTTCGAGGGCATAATTCCTTTCATCCTGGAACAAAGCGATACGGGTACGAAAGGTGCACAGAAATGGGCAGCCAGCTTCACGCACATGGTGGATTGTCCGGTCTGCGAAAGCACGCGTTTGAAGAAAACGTCGTTGTACTTCCGCCTAGGGGATAAGAATATTTCAGAGCTGGCCAATATGAGCATTGCCGACCTGCATGGTTTCATGGAAGGTCTGATCGAACGCTTGGATGAGAAAAGTGCCTTGATAGCGCGCGAAGCGGTGAAAGAGATCACTGCGCGCAGTGGTTTTTTATTGGATGTGGGATTGGATTACCTCACGCTGGACCGAAGCTCCCGCTCCCTTTCCGGAGGTGAAGCGCAACGCATTCGACTTGCTACACAGATAGGCAGCCAGCTCACAGGTGTGCTGTACATTCTGGATGAACCAAGCATCGGCTTGCACCAACGCGATGATCAGCGGCTGATCGGATCGTTACGTAATCTGAGGGACGGAGGTAACAGTGTGATCGTGGTTGAACACGACAAGGAAATGATGATGAGCTCCGATCACCTCATCGACATCGGCCCTGGCGCCGGCGAGCACGGTGGCCGGATCATGGCTGAAGGTCATCCACACACACTGGCCAAGGGTGATAGTATAACTGCCCAATACTTACGCAATGAATTGCGGATCGAGGTGCCAAAGGAACGACGTAAAGGGAACGGTGAACGCATCATTCTACGCGGTGCGAATGGCAATAACCTGAAGGATATTGATGTGGAGCTTCCGCTTGGCAAACTGATCTGCGTTACAGGTGTCAGCGGAAGTGGAAAGAGCACGCTGATAGGTGATACGCTCTACCCTATTCTCAGTAAACACTTTTATCGCAGTACCAACCATCCTTTGGAATACAAGAAGATCGAAGGAATGGAACACATCGACAAAGTGATCGAAGTGGACCAGAGTCCGATCGGTCGCACGCCACGGAGCAACCCCGCTACGTATACAGGTCTGTTCGATCATATTCGTGAATTGTATGCGCGTTTGCCCAGTGCCAAGATCAGAGGATACAAGGCTGGTCGCTTCAGCTTCAATACCGTCGGCGGCCGATGCGAAACATGCAAAGGCGCCGGTGTACGCTTAATCGAAATGAACTTCCTACCCGATGTCAGTGTGCCCTGCGAAACGTGCCGTGGTAAGCGCTATGACCGTGAAACATTGGAAGTACGGTACAAAGGAAAGAGCATAGCGGATGTACTCGCTATGCCGGTTGAAGAAGCCTTGGAAGTGTTCCAGGACATTCCACAGATCGGCATGAAGCTTAGAACACTGTTGGATGTAGGCCTCGGATATGTGACGCTCGGACAGAGCAGTACCACTGTCAGTGGCGGTGAAGCACAGCGTATAAAGCTCGCCACGGAACTCAGCAAACGCGATACCGGTAGAACATTCTACATCCTCGATGAACCGACCACCGGCTTGCACTTCGATGATGTGAAACAACTGATCCGTGTGCTGGACCGCTTGGTCGATCATGGGAATACGGTCCTCGTGATCGAACACAACATGGACATCATCAAGATTGCGGACCACTTGATCGACATGGGTCCTGAAGGTGGCGCAGGTGGTGGACAAATTGTAGCACGAGGTACGCCGGAGGAAGTAGTGATGATGGGTCGCGGACATACCGCACCTTATCTCGAGAAAGAATTGGCTTAA
- a CDS encoding transglycosylase SLT domain-containing protein yields MTLITLVLLGGGLCIHWLTFSTTVSDSDLEHQRLFNDNYKVFSLTIPDQLEFCGEKVPMERLDVRERLDRELLINTYWQSSTLIAHKRANRWFPLIEEILKREGVPEDMKYLSVIESGLANVVSPAGATGYWQFMKETGTLYGLEISGEVDERYDMEKSTIAACKYLKASYKRYGNWALAAASYNLGVGGVDKQLGRQKQDSYFNLQLNDETSRYVFRMLAMKEVLQDPERYGFHLRAKDLYQPYRTRVLEINGAVDDLAQFAIDNETDYRTLKLLNPWLRDSRLANQNGKAYKVLLPGKGFDEGGAE; encoded by the coding sequence GTGACCCTGATCACCTTGGTATTGTTGGGCGGAGGTCTTTGCATACACTGGCTTACTTTTTCCACCACTGTGTCAGATAGCGACCTGGAGCACCAACGGCTATTCAATGATAACTACAAGGTGTTCTCCCTGACCATTCCCGATCAACTCGAATTCTGTGGCGAAAAAGTTCCAATGGAACGGCTTGATGTACGTGAACGATTGGATAGAGAACTATTGATCAATACGTATTGGCAGAGCAGCACATTGATCGCCCATAAACGAGCGAACCGGTGGTTCCCGTTGATCGAAGAGATCCTGAAGCGCGAAGGTGTTCCTGAGGACATGAAGTACCTCTCCGTGATCGAAAGCGGATTGGCCAACGTAGTATCACCTGCAGGAGCAACTGGTTATTGGCAGTTCATGAAAGAGACCGGTACATTGTACGGTCTGGAGATCAGTGGCGAGGTGGATGAACGTTACGACATGGAGAAAAGCACCATTGCCGCTTGTAAATATCTGAAAGCCTCATACAAACGCTATGGGAACTGGGCGTTGGCGGCTGCATCGTACAACCTAGGAGTAGGTGGTGTCGACAAACAATTGGGCCGTCAAAAACAAGACAGTTATTTCAATCTGCAGTTGAATGACGAGACCTCGCGGTACGTGTTCCGGATGCTAGCGATGAAAGAAGTGTTGCAGGATCCTGAGCGTTACGGCTTCCATTTACGCGCAAAAGACCTTTACCAGCCTTACAGGACACGTGTACTGGAGATCAATGGAGCAGTGGATGACCTAGCTCAATTCGCCATCGACAACGAAACGGACTACCGCACTTTGAAACTGCTGAATCCTTGGCTGCGTGACTCCCGCTTAGCGAATCAGAACGGCAAGGCATACAAAGTGCTTCTTCCCGGCAAAGGGTTCGATGAAGGCGGAGCGGAGTAA
- a CDS encoding undecaprenyl/decaprenyl-phosphate alpha-N-acetylglucosaminyl 1-phosphate transferase: MMYSPTQQFLIYTGLFFAALVFSLMINSVFMRFARNLGIREQNQAMERWSASAKPAFGGIGFFILFLVSFTLHGVLFPEMTLTALRPDLLGLLAATSLGFIMGLADDAYNTNPLLKLVAQLCCGVILIASGTCIDVFETRWFNIALTLIWVVGMMNSINMLDNMDGITTVVSIGILVAGLIVQLVIGPLEPVYMVLMIGLMASLCGFLYFNWNPSRMFMGDTGSQLLGVFLAFVGIRFFWNAVSSEGEWEPARQLIAPLIAFLLPIVDTTIVSFNRLAKGTSPFVGGRDHTTHHLSYAGLSDAKVAFTFIGISMLNGFLILVMFKFIPVWENLYTGLFVLYALAVFVPFFILTKRTRPA, translated from the coding sequence ATGATGTACAGCCCCACACAACAATTCCTGATCTACACCGGCCTCTTCTTCGCGGCTTTGGTATTCAGCCTTATGATCAACTCGGTCTTTATGCGCTTCGCACGCAATCTGGGGATCCGCGAGCAGAACCAAGCCATGGAACGATGGAGCGCAAGTGCGAAACCGGCCTTCGGGGGTATCGGCTTCTTCATCTTGTTCCTTGTGAGCTTTACATTGCACGGTGTTCTTTTCCCCGAAATGACCCTCACTGCATTGAGGCCCGATCTGCTCGGTCTTCTTGCCGCTACTTCTTTGGGTTTCATTATGGGCCTCGCGGATGATGCGTACAACACGAACCCGCTTCTGAAATTGGTCGCACAACTTTGCTGTGGTGTGATCCTGATCGCTTCAGGTACATGCATCGACGTATTCGAAACACGATGGTTCAATATCGCACTGACATTGATCTGGGTGGTTGGCATGATGAACTCCATCAACATGCTGGACAATATGGATGGAATAACCACTGTGGTCAGCATCGGCATACTGGTCGCTGGACTGATCGTGCAACTCGTAATTGGACCATTGGAACCCGTCTATATGGTCCTGATGATCGGTCTGATGGCATCACTCTGCGGATTTCTCTACTTCAATTGGAACCCATCAAGGATGTTCATGGGAGACACCGGAAGTCAATTGCTCGGTGTTTTTCTCGCATTTGTCGGGATCCGATTTTTCTGGAACGCAGTTTCTTCAGAAGGTGAATGGGAACCGGCTCGTCAACTGATAGCACCCTTGATCGCTTTCCTCTTACCCATTGTGGATACCACTATTGTTTCATTCAACAGATTGGCGAAGGGTACTTCCCCATTCGTTGGCGGACGTGATCACACGACACATCACTTGAGCTATGCTGGGTTGAGCGATGCCAAAGTGGCCTTTACGTTCATTGGCATCTCCATGCTGAACGGGTTTCTTATCCTGGTCATGTTCAAATTTATTCCGGTCTGGGAAAATTTGTATACCGGACTATTCGTTCTTTACGCACTGGCCGTTTTCGTCCCCTTCTTCATTCTTACGAAAAGAACCCGGCCAGCATAA
- the rfbC gene encoding dTDP-4-dehydrorhamnose 3,5-epimerase, protein MWDVQRTALDGLLLLTPRIFSDPRGHFLETFNIVAFKEATGLEVDFVQDNESLSKKNVLRGLHFQAEPHAQGKLVRVVQGAVLDVAVDIRKNSTTYGQHVNIRLDSMSKRMFWIPPGFAHGFVALENNTVFAYKCSAQYNKAAERTIQWNDTDLAIDWDVTDPIISEKDAVGTPFKGNWG, encoded by the coding sequence ATGTGGGATGTACAAAGAACTGCACTGGATGGGCTTCTGCTCTTAACGCCCAGGATCTTCAGCGATCCGCGTGGTCATTTCCTTGAAACGTTCAATATCGTGGCATTCAAGGAGGCTACAGGTCTGGAAGTGGATTTCGTGCAGGACAACGAAAGCCTTTCGAAAAAAAACGTACTTCGAGGATTGCACTTCCAAGCAGAGCCCCATGCGCAAGGTAAACTGGTGCGGGTGGTGCAAGGCGCTGTGCTCGATGTAGCGGTGGATATCAGGAAGAACAGCACAACTTATGGGCAACATGTGAATATCCGATTGGATAGTATGAGCAAACGGATGTTCTGGATACCTCCTGGATTCGCACATGGCTTCGTTGCATTGGAGAATAATACCGTATTCGCATATAAGTGTTCGGCTCAGTACAATAAAGCCGCGGAAAGAACCATCCAATGGAATGATACTGACCTTGCAATAGATTGGGACGTAACAGATCCTATCATCAGCGAAAAGGATGCAGTTGGAACGCCGTTCAAAGGCAACTGGGGGTAA
- a CDS encoding polysaccharide biosynthesis tyrosine autokinase, which yields MLADDSSQRNLNIESYKERITNFSNEFELGLFLFIVRRSLLWIFLCVLTALAAALVYLRYTAPIYESKAIVQLRASNTAKQVLEMSTFGEDNNLLADVELMRSAFFMARVIKKMPMEVSYFNRGQILTEEFYTRSFFKVEQLTVLNEKIRDIPIFLNFANTDRILLSYSIGEETFNFDVARQQIVRTPHFSCIIRLSDPDYADDGDIRSALFMRINSTGSLISRFVASVQVQIADANAKTVVVSCRDENRILARDLVQAMVEAFIIYDVERQSESAENIIQFISSQKDTVFNELSQSESRLQDFKMKNNVANVEQLTPIYLERRRAYEDEMANLSMDIALLEQIKIATDKPMPEINAYDLVPLLIGTQYEGSLKGLIDDMQKLLNGRTAMYLEATDQNLSVMSLEHQIEVQKRVVIETITTIRSRAVDRMQELDQHLRHFESEFLSLPEKELEYASVERIFNINEKYYTQLLEKEVEYRISKAGFVAENRILENANLANDPVSPKRNVIFTSYLATGLILSFLIVLVRYILHDNITTLHDIAKLSNASIGILGMIPKYKKEIPISQLLIDKNPKSLIAESFRSVRTNLQFVDNTPGPKIIAITSTISGEGKTFVAINLAGIISFGGKRVIILDLDMRKPKIHLGFGVENIKGMSTLLIGKDDLENCIQHSSLEGLDFITAGPIPPNPSELIISPRMDELLETLKETYDVILIDNPPVGLVTDGIPMIQRAEYPIYIFRSDYSKKQFVQNVDRLINENNIKRLSTILNGVDIDRNKYGYNYGYGYGYGYGYGTGQGYGGGYYEEKSTSQQKGFLNWLLGR from the coding sequence ATGTTAGCCGACGATTCCAGCCAACGTAATCTCAACATTGAGAGCTACAAGGAGCGCATCACGAATTTCAGCAATGAGTTCGAGCTGGGGTTGTTCCTTTTCATTGTTCGCCGCAGTCTGCTTTGGATCTTTTTATGTGTGCTAACAGCGTTGGCCGCAGCACTCGTCTACCTACGATATACTGCTCCGATCTATGAATCCAAGGCTATTGTTCAGCTTCGGGCGAGCAATACCGCAAAGCAAGTTCTTGAAATGTCCACCTTCGGAGAGGACAATAATCTGTTGGCCGACGTGGAACTGATGCGTTCAGCTTTCTTCATGGCCAGGGTGATCAAGAAAATGCCGATGGAAGTCAGCTACTTCAATCGCGGCCAGATCCTTACTGAGGAGTTCTACACCCGTTCGTTCTTTAAGGTTGAGCAGCTGACCGTGCTGAACGAAAAGATCCGTGATATACCGATCTTCCTGAATTTTGCCAATACGGATCGGATCCTTCTGAGCTACTCGATCGGTGAGGAAACCTTCAATTTCGATGTTGCAAGGCAACAGATCGTCCGAACGCCACATTTCAGTTGCATCATTAGACTATCTGACCCTGATTATGCAGATGATGGTGATATCCGATCAGCGCTTTTCATGCGGATCAATTCCACAGGATCATTGATCTCCAGATTTGTTGCCTCCGTTCAAGTGCAGATCGCGGATGCAAATGCAAAAACGGTCGTTGTCTCTTGCAGGGACGAGAACCGGATCCTAGCAAGGGACCTGGTACAAGCCATGGTAGAGGCCTTCATCATATATGATGTTGAGCGCCAGAGTGAAAGTGCTGAGAACATTATCCAATTCATCAGTAGCCAAAAGGATACAGTATTCAATGAACTAAGCCAATCCGAATCCAGACTTCAGGATTTCAAAATGAAGAACAATGTGGCGAACGTTGAGCAATTAACGCCCATATACCTGGAACGCAGACGGGCATACGAGGATGAAATGGCCAACCTTTCCATGGACATTGCGCTTTTGGAACAGATCAAGATCGCAACTGATAAACCTATGCCGGAGATCAATGCGTACGACCTTGTTCCGCTATTGATCGGTACACAGTACGAAGGCTCGCTGAAAGGGCTGATCGACGACATGCAAAAGTTATTGAATGGACGAACGGCCATGTATCTGGAAGCCACCGATCAGAACTTGAGCGTCATGAGCCTTGAACACCAGATCGAGGTTCAAAAACGTGTAGTCATTGAGACGATCACTACGATCCGATCGCGGGCAGTGGACCGTATGCAAGAGCTGGATCAACACCTTCGCCATTTCGAGAGTGAATTCCTCTCGCTTCCCGAAAAAGAATTGGAATATGCGAGCGTGGAAAGGATCTTCAACATCAACGAGAAGTATTACACTCAATTGCTGGAGAAAGAAGTCGAGTATCGAATAAGTAAGGCCGGCTTCGTTGCGGAGAACAGGATCCTTGAGAACGCTAACCTTGCCAATGATCCGGTAAGCCCTAAACGTAACGTGATCTTTACCTCATACCTGGCCACCGGACTGATCCTGAGCTTTCTCATTGTGCTCGTCCGCTATATCCTCCATGATAACATTACGACCCTTCACGATATTGCCAAACTCTCCAACGCCAGCATAGGAATACTTGGTATGATCCCGAAGTACAAAAAGGAAATACCCATTAGCCAATTGCTCATTGATAAGAATCCCAAATCACTTATTGCGGAGTCATTCCGAAGTGTTCGTACAAATCTTCAATTCGTTGACAACACACCGGGGCCTAAGATAATAGCCATTACAAGTACGATCTCCGGTGAGGGAAAAACATTCGTGGCCATAAACCTTGCTGGTATAATTTCATTTGGTGGAAAGCGTGTGATCATTCTCGATCTCGATATGCGAAAACCCAAGATCCACCTCGGATTTGGTGTCGAGAATATCAAAGGTATGAGCACCTTGCTTATCGGAAAGGATGATCTGGAGAACTGCATCCAGCACAGTTCTTTGGAGGGTCTTGACTTCATAACCGCTGGACCGATCCCACCGAATCCTTCGGAACTTATTATCAGCCCACGAATGGACGAGTTGTTAGAGACGTTGAAAGAAACCTATGACGTTATACTGATAGACAATCCGCCTGTAGGGCTGGTCACTGATGGCATACCAATGATCCAACGAGCGGAGTACCCGATCTACATTTTCCGTTCGGATTACAGCAAGAAACAATTCGTTCAGAACGTGGACCGATTGATCAATGAGAACAACATCAAGCGATTGAGCACCATATTGAACGGTGTGGATATTGATCGTAACAAATACGGTTACAACTACGGCTATGGGTACGGCTACGGGTACGGCTATGGAACTGGCCAAGGGTATGGCGGCGGTTACTACGAAGAGAAAAGCACCTCCCAACAAAAAGGTTTCTTGAACTGGCTCCTCGGACGATAA
- a CDS encoding polysaccharide biosynthesis/export family protein, translated as MTRSIRTHWLTALALLALLSGCTINRDIMFKTSTDQVYDAFADSAKAPLKIQPNDILQFRLFANDGFKIIDLVSEGASRDAQILSKIQFNYNVDENGNAKFPLIGITKVNGLSPREAESMLEDLFKVYYKKPFVQLIVVNRRVVVFPGGGGDARIVSLDNNNTTLLEVLGQAGGLNKRGDARKVKLFRLQKDGGGRDVYSFDMSTIEGLKYADIVMQGDDVVYVQPTPELAREALSDLTPIITLLTSIVLVIGIVRGFK; from the coding sequence ATGACCCGGTCCATACGAACCCACTGGCTAACTGCGCTCGCGCTATTAGCGTTGCTTTCTGGTTGCACGATCAACCGCGATATCATGTTCAAGACATCCACCGATCAGGTGTATGACGCATTCGCTGATTCTGCCAAAGCACCTCTAAAGATCCAACCCAATGATATTCTTCAGTTCCGCTTGTTCGCCAACGACGGATTCAAGATAATCGACCTGGTCTCTGAGGGTGCGTCGCGGGATGCGCAGATCCTATCCAAGATCCAATTCAACTACAATGTTGATGAGAATGGGAATGCTAAATTTCCACTTATAGGCATTACAAAGGTCAATGGTCTATCACCTCGTGAGGCGGAATCCATGCTCGAGGACCTTTTCAAGGTCTATTACAAAAAGCCCTTCGTGCAGTTAATTGTGGTGAACAGACGTGTCGTGGTATTCCCAGGCGGTGGTGGAGATGCCCGGATAGTAAGCTTGGATAATAATAACACCACATTGCTCGAGGTCCTTGGCCAGGCCGGTGGATTAAACAAACGAGGAGATGCACGTAAAGTAAAACTCTTCCGATTGCAGAAAGATGGAGGTGGCCGTGATGTCTATTCCTTCGACATGTCCACTATCGAGGGTCTCAAATATGCTGATATCGTAATGCAGGGGGATGACGTTGTTTATGTGCAACCGACCCCTGAATTAGCACGAGAAGCACTATCTGACCTTACTCCCATAATCACGCTTCTTACAAGCATAGTTCTTGTGATCGGCATCGTTAGAGGATTCAAATAA
- a CDS encoding glycosyltransferase yields MPKVLRIINRFNLGGPTYNAAYLSRYMPAEYETLLVGGSQEDTEEGSHHILDAIGVKPVILPELQREVAPWRDRGAYRRIKELIKEFKPDIVHTHAAKAGAVGRMAAADMGVKAIVHTFHGHVFHSYFGPVRTAMYKNIERFLANRSSSIVAISELQKTELVDEHRICKAEKVNVIPLGFDLSRFQDDREKKRALFRHVYGIAADEIAIGIVGRLVPIKNHDLFIDVIARMERRTGKKVRAFVVGDGEERERLQQSVQEMGLSQVNGPYFNGHGFGHGVNGKPAVDRASITFTSWIKEVDIVTAGLDIMMLTSLNEGTPVSLIEAQAANLPVISTNVGGIENVVVQGKTGFLHDSGDANGLTDSLLQLVEDEGLRKRMAAEGWDHVREKYHYTRLVADTARMYDTLLNN; encoded by the coding sequence ATGCCTAAGGTTCTTCGAATAATCAACCGATTCAATCTCGGTGGGCCAACCTACAATGCCGCCTATCTATCCCGCTATATGCCAGCGGAATACGAAACATTACTTGTTGGCGGTAGTCAAGAGGATACGGAAGAAGGGAGCCATCACATCCTGGATGCGATCGGTGTAAAACCCGTGATCTTACCGGAATTGCAGCGGGAAGTAGCACCATGGCGCGATCGTGGTGCATACCGACGGATCAAAGAGTTGATCAAAGAATTCAAACCGGATATTGTACATACCCATGCCGCAAAAGCAGGCGCAGTGGGACGCATGGCGGCAGCCGACATGGGCGTGAAGGCCATTGTTCACACCTTCCATGGCCACGTTTTCCATAGCTACTTCGGTCCGGTAAGAACTGCTATGTATAAGAACATCGAGCGCTTTCTGGCGAATAGGTCCTCTAGCATAGTTGCTATCAGTGAGCTTCAAAAGACTGAACTCGTTGATGAGCACAGGATATGTAAAGCTGAAAAAGTGAATGTGATACCGCTCGGGTTCGACCTTAGCCGATTTCAGGATGACCGCGAAAAGAAGCGCGCCTTGTTCCGCCATGTTTATGGCATTGCCGCAGACGAGATCGCTATCGGGATCGTTGGACGCTTGGTTCCTATCAAGAACCATGACCTCTTCATTGATGTGATAGCGCGTATGGAAAGACGCACCGGTAAGAAAGTGCGCGCATTTGTTGTTGGGGACGGAGAGGAGCGTGAACGCCTTCAGCAGTCAGTCCAGGAAATGGGTCTTTCCCAGGTTAACGGACCGTATTTCAATGGACATGGTTTCGGCCACGGAGTTAACGGAAAACCCGCAGTGGACAGGGCTTCCATAACATTCACGTCTTGGATCAAGGAAGTGGATATCGTTACGGCCGGTCTTGACATCATGATGCTTACTTCCTTGAATGAAGGGACCCCGGTGAGCCTTATTGAGGCACAAGCGGCAAATCTCCCCGTGATCAGCACCAATGTTGGCGGGATCGAGAACGTTGTGGTACAAGGAAAAACCGGATTCCTGCATGACAGCGGTGATGCAAATGGCCTTACAGACAGTCTATTACAGCTTGTTGAAGATGAAGGACTGCGCAAACGCATGGCAGCCGAAGGGTGGGATCATGTTCGTGAAAAGTACCATTACACGCGCCTTGTAGCGGATACGGCACGCATGTACGACACGCTACTGAACAACTAA